From Algoriphagus sp. NG3, the proteins below share one genomic window:
- a CDS encoding HD domain-containing protein has product MKGYRTLRKLVLSELEENLPKSLTYHGIDHTLDVMQVCNQYIRREKISEKDRYLLRVGAIVHDMGFLKGPVNHEEVGAGMAESILQKLGVDQEDIDQIKGLVMATKIPQTPRNYLQRILCDADLDYLGREDYPEISEKLYAELKYMKVISNARQWKEVQIDFLKAHHYHTPFAKKNREPQKQIWLEKLLKS; this is encoded by the coding sequence ATGAAGGGATACCGTACGCTTCGAAAACTAGTATTGTCTGAACTTGAGGAAAATCTGCCTAAGAGTTTGACCTATCATGGGATTGATCATACGCTAGATGTAATGCAAGTCTGCAACCAGTATATCAGGAGAGAAAAGATTTCGGAAAAGGACAGGTACCTGCTGCGTGTCGGGGCGATTGTTCATGATATGGGATTTCTCAAAGGCCCCGTAAACCATGAGGAAGTGGGGGCTGGAATGGCAGAAAGTATTCTTCAGAAGTTAGGTGTTGATCAAGAGGACATTGATCAGATAAAGGGACTGGTAATGGCTACGAAAATCCCCCAGACTCCCCGGAATTACCTTCAACGGATCCTCTGTGATGCGGATCTGGACTACCTGGGCAGGGAGGATTATCCCGAGATCAGTGAAAAACTCTATGCGGAGTTAAAGTATATGAAGGTGATCTCCAACGCCCGGCAATGGAAGGAGGTTCAGATTGATTTTTTGAAAGCACATCATTACCATACGCCGTTTGCAAAAAAGAATAGAGAGCCTCAGAAACAGATTTGGTTGGAAAAGCTTTTAAAGTCCTAG
- a CDS encoding rod shape-determining protein MreD: MNFRNLLTYVFMVVCLVLIQILLLKNLALFGVAFCFIYLLAILSFPISMRSFPLILISFGLGLLVDVFYDTLGLHASATTLMAFLRTYWLKAISPNVGYDDANNPTLNEMGIGWYLSYSLPLVFAFSLMFFIADQWGVGGWYGVLNKSLFSSIFTVILAIIVQLLFFKRRRGI, encoded by the coding sequence ATGAACTTTAGGAATCTGCTTACTTACGTATTCATGGTGGTTTGCCTGGTTCTGATACAGATTTTACTGTTGAAAAACCTGGCTCTGTTCGGAGTGGCTTTCTGCTTTATCTATCTGCTGGCAATTTTGAGCTTTCCCATTAGTATGAGGAGCTTTCCTCTGATCCTGATCAGTTTTGGGCTGGGATTGCTCGTCGATGTCTTTTATGATACCCTGGGATTACATGCCTCCGCTACCACGCTTATGGCTTTTTTGAGAACATACTGGCTCAAGGCCATCAGTCCCAATGTGGGCTATGACGACGCCAATAACCCTACCCTGAACGAGATGGGAATAGGCTGGTATTTAAGCTACTCCTTACCTTTGGTTTTTGCTTTTTCTTTGATGTTTTTCATCGCTGACCAGTGGGGAGTCGGAGGATGGTATGGAGTGCTAAACAAAAGTCTCTTCTCTTCCATATTTACAGTCATTTTGGCTATAATTGTACAACTACTGTTCTTCAAACGCAGGAGAGGAATCTGA
- the recO gene encoding DNA repair protein RecO: MLKKTQGIVLSSIRYKESSIIVKIFTRELGLKAYLVNGVRTQGNKSKIALYQPLTLLDLVVYDKDSTGLQRISEAQLHRPQQLIPFDFTRTGIALFITEVVSKSIYENYQNESLYDFLKECILDLDSKEALLGQFPLVFLIENARYLGFAPEDAEGFLSESRSQPFSAIELQQAQNYLSDLMKDSFANQTRISKILRQKLLDHLLDFYSQHLDNPGNWKSLMILRQLNV; this comes from the coding sequence ATGCTTAAAAAAACCCAAGGGATAGTACTGAGTTCCATACGGTACAAAGAATCGAGTATCATCGTAAAGATTTTTACCCGGGAGCTTGGACTGAAAGCTTACCTGGTAAATGGTGTTCGTACCCAGGGAAATAAATCGAAAATAGCGCTTTACCAGCCTCTTACCCTTCTTGACCTGGTGGTTTATGACAAAGACAGTACCGGCTTACAGCGAATCTCCGAAGCCCAGCTCCATAGACCACAACAACTTATCCCTTTTGATTTCACCCGTACCGGGATCGCTCTTTTCATCACAGAGGTGGTCAGCAAGTCCATCTATGAGAATTACCAGAACGAATCGCTTTACGATTTCCTGAAAGAATGTATCCTTGATCTCGACAGCAAAGAAGCGCTGCTTGGACAGTTCCCATTGGTATTTCTGATTGAAAATGCCAGGTATTTAGGTTTTGCGCCAGAAGATGCTGAGGGCTTTTTGTCCGAAAGTCGCTCCCAGCCCTTTTCTGCAATTGAGCTACAACAAGCACAAAATTACCTTTCTGATCTGATGAAGGACTCTTTTGCCAACCAAACTAGAATAAGCAAAATACTCCGTCAGAAGCTTTTGGATCACCTGCTAGACTTCTATAGCCAGCATTTGGATAATCCCGGAAACTGGAAATCTTTGATGATTTTAAGGCAACTGAATGTTTAA
- a CDS encoding 2Fe-2S iron-sulfur cluster-binding protein — protein MPHIVIENLFNLRINSTSVHRKVIEIIHENNIDWMHACGKKGRCTTCKIIMVSGEGHLSPPTKAELDFLKQGRLKEGERLSCQAELSEGEIVVRVGQSNKFPHIEYSE, from the coding sequence ATGCCTCATATCGTCATAGAAAACCTATTTAATCTGAGGATTAATTCTACTAGCGTTCATCGTAAAGTTATCGAAATTATTCATGAAAATAATATTGACTGGATGCATGCCTGCGGTAAAAAAGGCAGATGTACCACATGCAAAATAATTATGGTATCCGGTGAGGGACATCTCTCCCCTCCCACTAAAGCAGAACTTGACTTTCTCAAGCAAGGAAGGCTGAAAGAAGGAGAAAGACTCTCGTGTCAAGCAGAACTTTCTGAAGGAGAGATTGTTGTCCGTGTGGGTCAATCCAATAAATTCCCACATATAGAATACAGCGAATAG
- the rho gene encoding transcription termination factor Rho, with translation MYNIEELRVRLLSELKEIAEELGVKNRKSLKKDELVYAILDQQAITPEQALPKKKPSPSTPSETEKNPEKPVEAAKASTPAAPKPVEEAEYKPKFKRQNVTAIPKAEETPAEESKKPAEARNDKDAKPDWKAKKEAQPERPDKAPQPKAETSTEEPKTFRPRRKAIEDAEPAAQASEEKPKNIPQQPKPEQEIELPRRRNFKSPDEVMAPAAETVPHTSRRRPGVNPREFDGVIDNEGVLEMMQEGYGFLRSLDYNYLASPDDIYVSPSQVKLFGLKTGDHIKGSIRPPKEGEKYFALLKIFTVNGKTTDEIRDRVPFEYLTPLFPEERLNLSTSGDKFSTRVVDLFAPIGKGQRGMIVAQPKTGKTVLLQQIANAITKNHPEVHLMILLIDERPEEVTDMARSVNAEVISSTFDETADRHVKVSNIVLEKAKRMVEVGHDVVILLDSITRLARAHNTVVPSSGKILSGGVDANALHKPKRFFGAARNVENGGSLTIIATALVETGSKMDEVIFEEFKGTGNMELALDRKLANRRIYPSIDVLNSGTRREDLLMDKEEMQRVWILRKLMSDMNSQESMEFLLQRMKGTRDNAEFLISMNG, from the coding sequence ATGTACAACATAGAAGAACTCAGAGTCAGATTATTATCTGAGCTGAAGGAAATCGCTGAGGAGCTAGGTGTAAAAAACCGCAAATCTCTAAAGAAAGACGAACTCGTCTATGCCATCCTAGACCAGCAGGCCATCACGCCTGAGCAAGCCCTTCCAAAAAAGAAACCTTCACCCTCTACCCCTTCAGAAACTGAAAAAAACCCGGAAAAGCCAGTAGAAGCAGCTAAAGCTTCTACTCCCGCTGCCCCGAAACCTGTAGAGGAAGCGGAATACAAACCGAAGTTTAAGAGACAGAACGTCACTGCCATTCCGAAAGCGGAGGAAACTCCTGCGGAAGAGTCTAAAAAACCAGCAGAAGCAAGGAACGACAAGGATGCTAAGCCGGACTGGAAAGCGAAAAAAGAAGCCCAGCCAGAACGTCCCGATAAAGCCCCACAACCAAAAGCTGAAACCTCCACTGAGGAACCAAAGACATTCAGACCTAGGCGCAAAGCCATTGAGGATGCAGAACCAGCTGCTCAAGCTTCCGAAGAAAAACCTAAAAACATTCCTCAACAGCCTAAACCTGAGCAGGAGATAGAACTCCCAAGAAGGAGAAATTTCAAGTCGCCTGATGAAGTGATGGCTCCTGCAGCAGAAACTGTCCCTCACACAAGCCGCCGACGTCCAGGAGTCAATCCAAGGGAGTTTGATGGCGTGATTGACAACGAAGGTGTATTGGAAATGATGCAGGAAGGATATGGTTTCCTCCGCTCCTTAGATTACAACTACCTTGCTTCTCCGGACGATATCTATGTATCTCCAAGCCAGGTAAAGCTTTTTGGACTTAAAACCGGCGATCACATCAAAGGATCGATCAGACCGCCTAAAGAAGGGGAGAAGTATTTTGCCCTCTTGAAGATTTTCACTGTTAACGGCAAGACCACGGATGAGATCAGAGACCGTGTTCCTTTCGAGTACCTGACCCCTCTTTTCCCTGAAGAAAGATTAAACCTCTCTACCTCAGGAGACAAATTCTCCACGCGTGTAGTGGATCTTTTTGCCCCTATCGGAAAAGGTCAGCGAGGTATGATCGTAGCACAGCCAAAAACCGGTAAAACGGTATTGCTACAGCAGATCGCAAATGCCATCACCAAAAATCATCCGGAAGTTCACCTGATGATACTATTGATCGACGAGCGTCCTGAGGAAGTGACGGATATGGCAAGATCAGTAAATGCAGAGGTGATCTCCTCCACATTTGATGAGACAGCCGACAGACATGTGAAAGTGTCCAATATAGTTTTGGAAAAAGCCAAGCGTATGGTGGAAGTAGGCCATGATGTAGTGATCCTGTTGGATTCCATCACCAGACTTGCAAGAGCCCACAACACGGTAGTACCAAGCTCAGGAAAAATCCTTTCCGGTGGTGTGGATGCCAATGCCCTTCACAAACCAAAGCGTTTCTTCGGTGCGGCACGTAACGTAGAAAACGGTGGTTCATTGACCATCATCGCTACAGCTCTCGTAGAGACAGGATCTAAAATGGATGAGGTGATCTTTGAGGAATTCAAAGGAACCGGCAACATGGAACTAGCCCTAGACCGTAAGCTTGCCAACAGAAGAATCTATCCTTCCATCGATGTGCTCAACTCAGGCACACGTCGTGAGGATCTACTGATGGACAAAGAAGAAATGCAACGCGTATGGATACTCCGTAAGCTGATGAGCGATATGAATTCCCAGGAATCCATGGAGTTCCTTCTGCAAAGAATGAAGGGAACCAGAGACAATGCGGAGTTCTTGATTTCAATGAACGGGTAA
- a CDS encoding rod shape-determining protein: MGLFDFFSSDIAIDLGTANTLIIHKDKIVVDEPSIIAIDKTTNRVLAVGREAMNMHEKTHENIKTIRPLKDGVIADFYAAEQMIRGLIKMIPGQKKGLFPQSHRMVICIPSGITEVEKRAVRDSAEHAGAKEVYMIYEPIAAAIGIGIDIEKPMGSMIVDIGGGTTEIALIALSGIVADQSIRVAGDTFTKDILDYMRRQHNLLIGERSAEKVKIAIGSALTELDEPPEDYEIRGRDLMTGIPKVIKVSYSEIAFSLDKSVSKIEEAVLKALEISPPELSADIYDNGIHLTGGGALLKGLDKRLHQKTKLPIHIAEDPLRAVVRGTGTALKNVQNFRTVLMT, encoded by the coding sequence ATGGGATTATTTGACTTTTTCTCTAGTGATATTGCAATTGACCTTGGTACTGCGAATACCCTGATCATCCATAAAGATAAGATCGTAGTTGACGAACCCTCTATTATCGCAATCGACAAAACCACGAACCGGGTTCTGGCCGTAGGTCGGGAAGCGATGAACATGCATGAGAAAACGCATGAAAACATAAAAACCATCAGACCACTAAAGGACGGAGTAATTGCCGATTTCTATGCCGCCGAGCAAATGATCAGAGGATTGATCAAAATGATCCCTGGCCAGAAGAAAGGGCTTTTCCCCCAGTCACACCGCATGGTGATCTGTATCCCATCAGGAATCACAGAAGTGGAAAAAAGAGCCGTACGTGACTCAGCAGAGCATGCCGGTGCTAAAGAAGTTTACATGATATACGAACCTATCGCAGCAGCAATAGGCATAGGGATAGATATAGAAAAACCAATGGGATCTATGATTGTGGATATCGGAGGAGGAACCACGGAAATCGCATTGATCGCATTATCTGGAATCGTAGCAGACCAGAGTATCCGTGTGGCCGGAGATACCTTCACCAAAGATATTCTGGACTACATGCGCCGTCAGCACAACTTGCTGATCGGCGAGCGCTCTGCCGAAAAAGTAAAAATCGCCATAGGATCGGCATTGACCGAACTGGACGAGCCTCCGGAGGATTACGAAATCAGAGGGCGTGACCTGATGACCGGTATCCCTAAGGTAATCAAGGTTTCCTATTCTGAAATAGCCTTTTCTCTTGATAAATCAGTTTCAAAAATAGAGGAAGCCGTATTGAAAGCCTTGGAAATTTCCCCTCCTGAGCTGTCTGCGGATATTTATGACAACGGTATTCACCTCACTGGCGGTGGGGCATTGCTGAAAGGTCTGGATAAAAGACTACATCAGAAAACCAAGCTGCCTATCCACATTGCGGAAGATCCACTGAGAGCTGTAGTGAGAGGCACAGGCACTGCCCTGAAAAACGTACAGAATTTCCGAACAGTATTGATGACTTAA
- the mreC gene encoding rod shape-determining protein MreC: MLRILQFLYSLRSFLLFVLLEVLAIGLIVSNNSPQGAAFFNSANALTGSMLKTRSDVVDFFSLAEANDALLTENAALIQQLKTLKEIPDSVDLHLDSAFKAQYDFKGARIISNSLRFAQNHLTLNKGAKDGVKPGMGVFNEQGVVGRVKSVSENYSVAISLLNTEFHLSAKIKSNDSFGSVKWDGKNAKKSKLLYVPRHVTTQPGDTVVTTGFSAVFPEGILVGIIESVNQSDNPNYLDIDIELSTDFSKVHYVYLVENNNLIELDSLKQQAELTNEL, translated from the coding sequence ATGCTACGCATCCTTCAATTCCTTTATAGCCTAAGGTCTTTTCTATTATTTGTTTTGCTTGAAGTCTTGGCGATAGGGTTAATCGTCTCCAATAATTCACCCCAGGGTGCAGCTTTCTTCAATAGTGCCAATGCCCTCACCGGTTCTATGCTCAAGACCCGCTCTGATGTAGTGGACTTCTTTTCGCTTGCTGAAGCAAATGATGCTTTGCTCACAGAGAATGCCGCATTGATCCAGCAACTGAAAACTCTAAAGGAAATTCCGGACAGTGTGGATCTGCATCTGGATTCGGCATTTAAAGCACAATATGATTTTAAGGGGGCGCGAATCATCAGCAATTCGCTTCGCTTTGCCCAAAATCACCTCACCCTGAACAAAGGCGCCAAAGATGGGGTAAAACCGGGAATGGGCGTATTCAATGAACAAGGGGTAGTAGGAAGAGTAAAATCAGTTTCGGAGAACTATTCGGTAGCCATCTCCCTGCTAAACACAGAATTCCATCTTTCTGCCAAAATCAAGAGCAACGATTCATTTGGCTCGGTAAAATGGGATGGGAAAAATGCCAAAAAATCCAAACTGCTCTATGTCCCGAGGCACGTCACCACCCAGCCGGGAGATACTGTGGTCACTACGGGATTCAGCGCTGTTTTTCCAGAAGGGATATTAGTGGGGATTATTGAATCAGTGAATCAAAGTGACAATCCAAACTACCTGGATATTGACATAGAGTTGAGTACGGACTTCAGCAAGGTGCATTATGTCTATTTAGTAGAAAACAACAACTTAATTGAGCTTGACTCACTAAAACAGCAAGCCGAACTGACCAATGAACTTTAG
- the rimP gene encoding ribosome maturation factor RimP yields the protein MTELKQAIEEIVEKHLPDENHFVVEVKMSEKSGKKLLNILLDADEGVTIQACAKLSRAVSEELEAKEMMPEAYVLEVSSPGVDYPLSSRRQFQKNIGRELKISLASGEEIVGRLLEVTETGVSLLVKRKKEKGKKATEEEISLPFEEMKKTIVQVSFK from the coding sequence ATGACTGAATTGAAACAAGCGATCGAAGAGATTGTGGAGAAGCATCTTCCGGATGAAAATCATTTCGTCGTAGAAGTAAAAATGTCTGAGAAATCAGGCAAAAAGCTCCTTAACATTCTCTTGGACGCAGATGAAGGTGTTACGATCCAGGCCTGTGCCAAACTAAGCAGGGCTGTTTCGGAAGAGTTGGAGGCAAAAGAGATGATGCCGGAAGCCTATGTGTTGGAGGTTTCTTCACCTGGGGTGGACTATCCTTTGAGTAGTAGAAGGCAGTTTCAGAAGAATATCGGCAGGGAGCTGAAGATTTCTTTGGCTTCAGGGGAGGAGATCGTAGGAAGGTTGCTGGAAGTGACTGAGACCGGGGTGAGCTTGCTGGTGAAAAGGAAGAAAGAAAAAGGCAAAAAAGCCACAGAGGAGGAAATTTCTCTTCCCTTCGAAGAGATGAAAAAAACAATTGTACAAGTATCTTTTAAATAA
- a CDS encoding thymidine kinase, whose translation MFLEPSIGRLKAPGRKGQIEVICGSMFSGKTEELIRRLNRAKIAKQKVEIFKPSIDKRYDENDVVSHNENSIRSTPVHFADDILLLSGDCDVVGIDEVQFFDEQIVSVAQKLANQGKRVILAGLDMDFEGNPFEPMPKLMAIAEFVTKVNAVCMKCGDLAAFSFRLSDAQEKVVLGEKESYEARCRKCFYEDRK comes from the coding sequence ATGTTTTTAGAACCTTCAATAGGCAGACTTAAGGCCCCAGGCAGAAAAGGGCAGATCGAGGTGATCTGTGGCTCGATGTTTTCCGGGAAGACAGAAGAATTGATCCGTCGTCTGAACCGTGCCAAAATAGCAAAACAAAAAGTAGAGATCTTCAAACCCTCGATAGATAAGCGCTACGATGAAAATGATGTGGTTTCACATAACGAAAACTCCATACGCTCCACTCCTGTCCACTTTGCTGATGACATCCTCTTATTAAGCGGGGACTGCGACGTGGTAGGCATAGATGAGGTGCAGTTCTTCGATGAACAGATTGTGTCTGTGGCACAAAAACTCGCCAATCAGGGAAAACGAGTCATATTAGCCGGGCTGGATATGGACTTTGAGGGAAATCCATTTGAACCCATGCCCAAGTTGATGGCAATAGCCGAATTTGTCACTAAGGTGAATGCTGTATGCATGAAGTGCGGGGATTTGGCAGCGTTTTCATTCCGGCTCTCGGATGCCCAAGAAAAGGTGGTTCTGGGCGAAAAGGAAAGTTATGAGGCCCGATGTAGAAAATGTTTTTATGAAGACAGAAAATAG
- the rodA gene encoding rod shape-determining protein RodA: protein MGERDININRVDWITVMIYFALVMIGWFNIYAAVYDGQVDKSIFDTSINSGIQLVWIGTAIAIITVIMAADYRLFENLAIPIYIVMLVLLLLTPFLGKEVNGQILSIGIGSFRIQPGEFAKFATALALAKFMERPTFDLSKTQYQLQAFAVLLLPIILIILQPDTGTAMVYFSLLIMFYREGLPQKYYVIGIGAIALVLLSLGIDNNLYLAGAIVILVVILILMGKKTPQQIIAFSAIGLALIAFTYSIDYVVSKLPQHQQNRVMVLFNPDLDPLGVGWNVTQSKIAIGSGGLTGKGYLQGTQTKFDFVPEQHTDFIFCTLGEEFGWLGSFVVIALFVTLLTRLVIMAERQKNRFSRIYGYGVISILMFHFMINIAMTIGLFPVVGIPLPFFSYGGSSLWSFTILLFIFIKMDSSRALQLGRLG, encoded by the coding sequence ATGGGAGAGAGAGATATCAACATAAACAGGGTGGATTGGATCACCGTGATGATCTATTTCGCATTGGTGATGATAGGCTGGTTTAATATCTATGCAGCCGTATACGATGGACAGGTGGACAAAAGCATCTTTGACACCTCCATCAATTCCGGAATACAGCTGGTATGGATAGGAACAGCAATCGCAATTATCACCGTAATCATGGCTGCGGATTACCGACTCTTCGAAAATCTGGCCATTCCGATATATATAGTAATGCTGGTATTGCTTCTGCTCACCCCGTTTTTGGGCAAGGAGGTAAATGGACAGATACTTTCGATTGGAATTGGCTCTTTCCGAATCCAGCCAGGGGAGTTTGCCAAATTTGCCACCGCCCTGGCACTGGCGAAATTTATGGAAAGACCTACTTTTGATCTCTCCAAAACCCAATATCAACTCCAGGCATTCGCAGTTCTGCTACTCCCGATTATACTGATTATTCTTCAGCCGGACACTGGTACGGCCATGGTATATTTCTCGTTGCTGATCATGTTTTACCGGGAAGGCCTTCCTCAAAAATACTACGTGATTGGCATTGGCGCTATTGCCCTTGTGCTGTTATCTCTCGGTATCGATAACAATCTGTATCTGGCAGGAGCCATCGTTATCCTGGTGGTTATCCTCATCTTGATGGGCAAGAAAACCCCTCAACAGATTATTGCCTTCAGTGCGATAGGACTTGCATTGATTGCATTCACCTACAGTATCGATTATGTGGTGTCCAAACTTCCCCAGCATCAGCAAAACAGGGTGATGGTTCTTTTCAACCCCGATCTGGATCCCTTGGGCGTGGGCTGGAATGTCACCCAATCAAAAATTGCCATAGGATCCGGCGGGCTCACAGGAAAGGGTTATCTCCAGGGCACCCAGACTAAGTTTGACTTTGTGCCAGAGCAGCATACAGATTTTATCTTTTGTACCTTGGGTGAGGAATTTGGCTGGCTGGGAAGCTTCGTTGTCATCGCTCTTTTTGTCACCCTGCTTACCCGCTTAGTGATCATGGCCGAACGTCAGAAAAACAGATTCAGTAGAATTTACGGCTATGGGGTGATCTCTATTCTCATGTTCCACTTTATGATCAATATAGCCATGACCATTGGCCTGTTCCCCGTCGTAGGAATCCCGCTGCCATTCTTCAGCTATGGAGGCTCATCACTCTGGTCTTTCACCATTTTGCTTTTCATTTTCATCAAGATGGACAGCTCACGGGCACTGCAGCTGGGCAGATTGGGCTAG
- the mrdA gene encoding penicillin-binding protein 2, protein MNDQRPVVIIVFVFIIGAVLLTKLFMIQVMDDSFLKRAERNAIQRVVDHPYRGLVYDRKGKLLVYNNPIFDLMIVPKEFHVGDTTRFLELFGITKEHLIESYQAARKYSPVKPSTFIKQISTNEFARIQDFLIDYPGLFIMTRSVRSYPNPIASHALGYIGEISGKQLERDSSRYYVQGDYIGLSGIERFYEDELRGKKGVKYKMVNVRGVDKGPFKEGEYDTASVAGRNINSSLDMELQRYGEKLMMGKTGSVVAIEPKTGEILSMISAPFYDPNSLTGSDFGKSYTALNKLETKPLFNRPIMATYPPGSIFKIVQSLIGLQEGVLTPNTTFACNRSLVACHNHPSPVNLFGAIRNSCNPYYHQAFRQIINREVSSNTFKDTEIGLNDWREKVLKFGLGSPLGVDMPNEKKGLVPNSAYYDHYYGNGRWKYSTIYSLSIGQGELLVTPLQMANLAAIFANKGYYYTPHLIRSIDGDKNKIPEEYLTKHDVGVDAHHFDMVQDAMAEALYGTATRAIIKDIQIAGKTGTAQNPHGEDHSVFIAFAPKDNPQIAIAVYVENAGWGGRAAASTASLMIEKYLKDSISRPALEEYVLAGNFIY, encoded by the coding sequence ATGAACGACCAAAGGCCCGTAGTAATTATCGTATTTGTATTCATAATAGGCGCAGTACTTCTGACCAAGCTTTTTATGATACAGGTGATGGACGACAGTTTCTTGAAAAGAGCTGAGCGCAATGCCATCCAACGGGTGGTGGATCACCCCTATCGGGGATTGGTGTATGACCGCAAGGGGAAGCTACTCGTGTATAACAACCCTATTTTTGATCTCATGATAGTCCCTAAGGAATTTCATGTGGGCGACACTACACGGTTCCTGGAGCTCTTTGGAATTACTAAAGAGCACTTGATAGAATCCTACCAAGCGGCCCGAAAATACTCCCCAGTCAAGCCGTCCACCTTCATTAAACAGATATCGACCAATGAATTTGCTCGGATCCAAGATTTCCTGATAGATTACCCTGGTCTATTCATCATGACAAGGTCTGTTCGCTCCTACCCCAATCCTATTGCCTCCCACGCACTGGGCTATATCGGGGAAATCAGTGGTAAGCAGCTGGAACGGGACAGCTCCCGATATTATGTACAGGGTGATTACATAGGACTGAGCGGCATAGAGCGCTTCTATGAAGACGAGCTCCGAGGTAAAAAAGGAGTGAAATACAAAATGGTTAATGTACGTGGGGTGGACAAAGGGCCATTTAAAGAAGGAGAATATGATACTGCCTCAGTGGCAGGCCGAAACATCAACTCCTCACTGGACATGGAGCTGCAGCGGTACGGGGAAAAACTCATGATGGGAAAGACCGGTTCGGTAGTAGCCATAGAACCCAAGACCGGAGAGATTCTCTCCATGATCTCTGCGCCATTCTATGACCCCAACAGCCTTACTGGCTCCGACTTTGGAAAAAGCTATACGGCTCTGAACAAGCTGGAAACAAAGCCGCTTTTCAACCGTCCAATCATGGCCACTTATCCGCCAGGATCTATCTTTAAGATTGTACAAAGCTTAATAGGATTGCAGGAGGGTGTCTTGACTCCCAATACTACTTTCGCTTGTAACAGATCCCTGGTTGCATGCCATAATCACCCATCGCCTGTCAACCTGTTCGGGGCTATAAGAAACTCCTGTAATCCATATTACCACCAGGCGTTCAGGCAGATCATTAACCGGGAGGTATCAAGCAACACATTCAAGGACACCGAGATCGGACTTAATGACTGGAGAGAGAAGGTGTTGAAATTCGGCCTCGGCTCCCCATTGGGAGTGGATATGCCAAATGAAAAGAAAGGATTGGTGCCAAACAGTGCCTATTATGACCACTACTATGGTAATGGACGCTGGAAATACTCCACTATATATTCCTTGTCAATAGGTCAGGGGGAACTGTTGGTCACTCCGTTGCAGATGGCAAATCTAGCGGCAATCTTTGCCAACAAGGGCTACTATTACACGCCTCACCTGATACGTTCAATAGATGGGGATAAAAACAAAATCCCAGAGGAATACCTAACCAAACATGATGTAGGTGTAGATGCACATCACTTCGATATGGTACAGGATGCCATGGCGGAAGCACTTTACGGAACAGCCACCCGGGCCATCATCAAAGACATACAGATAGCCGGAAAAACCGGAACTGCCCAGAATCCTCACGGGGAAGATCACTCAGTATTTATAGCCTTTGCCCCTAAAGACAATCCCCAGATCGCCATTGCCGTGTATGTGGAAAATGCCGGATGGGGAGGCAGAGCTGCAGCAAGTACAGCTTCACTGATGATAGAAAAATACCTTAAGGACAGTATATCCAGACCAGCGCTGGAAGAATATGTACTAGCCGGAAACTTCATTTATTAA